Within Lolium rigidum isolate FL_2022 chromosome 5, APGP_CSIRO_Lrig_0.1, whole genome shotgun sequence, the genomic segment GAAAACCTAACCACTCCAAATATGATTGTATGTGTAATGCCAACTAAAAATAGTTCTGGACATGCACTACTGACTTAAAAACCAGCTTTCTACCTACCTAAATCTCCAGCTGGAGTCAACTCGTCGAATTGAAAACAATCAAGCAGTTTGACAAAATTGAGACTTGCATCTCCTGTCATAAAACCAACATCGCAAATTTGATTTAACAAATGTTCATTAATCACATCACTGGGCATCCGTAATGCATTGCATCATTTTTCTTTAATCCAAGATAGACTCCAATACATATTGCTAATAAGCCACCTCATTTACAGCCCACTGGGTTGAACTCATTTTAAATATTCTTATGTACCAAAGAGATGTTTTGGTTAGAAAAGCCTGTAAGGGCTTTTTGATCCAAAGGATTCCTGAAGGAATTTTGTAGGACTCTTACCCATAGGAATTTTTTCCTATAGAAGCCATTtgattaaaaaaaaattgaacccTCCAAAATTCCTATGGATTGCTTTCCTATACTACAATCCCATAGGATTTCTGGCaagaggttagacctcttgaaAAAATGCCTATATTTGTATGAGAACTATGACATACTCAATCTATGTACTccttccgattcatattaattgacttcaatatggatgtatctagaactaaaatatgtctagatacatctattttagagtcaattaatatgaaccggagggagtagaaaattCCTGTGTTTTTCCTGTGGTGCAACCAAATGACTTCTACAACTAGTTCATGCATCTTGTATTCCTATATGATTTCACATATCATGACATACTATTCCTGtgtttttcctattcctatgattttgaaatcctttgaatcaaacaggCCCTACAGTGTGTTTGAGAAAACGATCTCTATGCAAGACATCCTCAGGCCTCAGCAGACTATAAAAGTATATCAGTACTTTCATCAGTATTGTTAGTAAAGTAATAAGCAGCCCAAAAAATGGCAGGAAAAGTGCAAGTGATTGATACTTATATGGTATATAAGTGGCTCACCTGGAATCATCTCTCGTCAAAACAGATAAAGCAGCATTTGCACAGGATGCTGCTATTCTTGGTCCTACTGCAGAGGCCAAGAATGCAACCTGCAAAACATTTCTGAACAGTTAGACCAACAATATAATATATCTACAGCAGCCTGAACAGACGTACATCAACAACAGGAAACTGTATAACATTAACTAGCTAGAAGAACCAGTGTGATCCAACTTGTGAGGGGGTTCTCAGCAAAATTGCCAACCTATCTGCTTGTCGCTCTTCAGGTGCATCTAAATATGATTCTTTCAAATTTCATTCAACTGCTCGTGTTCAGAGTTATGTCAGAACTAAAATATGATGCGCACTCAATATTCAGCATGAAATGTACATAGATTTCCACCTatcatcagggttgcatattccCTATAATGTACCTCCAGTGCCCCCAATCAGGTTTTTTAGTTTGAGCATTCAATCAATGACAATAAGCTATTTATACTCACAGCAATGACAACATGTTTTGCGGCTTTCTACACATTTTTGTGCTGTTCAATCAACCTGTAAGTGGGCATGTCCATGGGTACCCGCTATGTGCTCACTTATGTCCGCTTGACTTAAGCAAGATAGGCGCTTGTGCATGTTTAATTATCACAAATTAGGCGGTGGCCGCTAACCCCACCACGTGCACGTTTAAATTAGTCAGATGAAAATAGTAGAGACAAAATACTACTGCCTCACGGGTGGTCACGCGCTGCACGCTGCTTCTAGCTCGTGCTCCCGCGACGTAACAGGGAAAAAAGGCAACCATCGCTATAGATCGCGGTCCCACCACGTTCTATTCGCTCACCTTATCTTCTTCTCACTCGATTTCAGCTCTTCACCGAAATTTTTCTTCGATCTCAGTCGATTTCAGCTCTCCACGTTCTCTTCGCTTCAGTCAATTTCAGCCGCCACGTCCTCCCCTAGCGCCACCAGCCGCCACCCTCCCCTAACACCGCCACGCCTGCCGCCTGGAGCAAGCAGTCGCCGCAACTGCATCTTGCTGTTCCTTGGAAGACCTGGAGTAGGGATACCTTCTGACGGCAGTTCTTGGAAGGCATCATTCACCTGCGGACCTCGCCACCGTCCAGATCTGCGCCCCACGGAGAGCGTCGGACTGCAGCTCCGGACAGACCTCTGCTCCCATGGATCTCGCCGCCTGGAGATTGCTAGCAGAGACGGGGAACAGTGGGATAGAAGGGCTGCGGTGTGGATTTAGGGGAGTCCTCCGGCCAAGGATCCCGCCGCAAGCGCCATGGAGGCAGTTGCGGATGCAgcacggtggcggcgggcggcggtaGCGGGAGTCTTGTGATTGATCAGTCGACCGTTTATTTTCTGCCGTGGGTGTTCACTTAAGGGACTTAATACGATTGGGCTGGGGGCGCCGTGGACATCCCGTGTCCAATTACTGTTCAACAGCTTTTGATGTTTGAGAAGGCAAATAAACTGCAATAAGCTATCCACCCACGCAATGAGTAAAGTTCAATAGTGCCTTAGTACAGCATAGACATCCAGATTAGCAGTGCCACCACGTGGTCAGCAACTACTAATAGTCACAGCTCAATTTCCAAAGTTTGGGAAATGATTCATCTTAAACCCAGGGTGGGCTTTGATTCAGAAGCAACTCAGTTACAAAAATTTTGGAATTTACAGTATGCATGCATGTACATCACTGAAATTTGACAGTGTAAAAAGAGCTGAAAATAACTATAGTGTGACTAATCAAAGGCAATAAGACTTTTGACACCTAAAATAGAAATATGCAGTTCAATAAATTTACAGATAGCAACACAAAAGGTGTGCAATCACTCACCAGAGACATTACTGGATTAGCGGAATTAACGAATGGAAGCTGCTGTCCAGGTTGGCTACTTTGGGGAAAGCTTCCTAAGGCAAATAATTGTCACAGTTACGAAATGAAAGCAGATAAACTTTGGCCACCGTCAAAAGttaaatgtaacaagatgataagTTTGTCTGCAGAGCAAATAGTGAGGGCACCTGAAATGCTGCCGTTGGAATTTGAATGCGAAAATCCATTGCTTTGTACTCtagatgaaacagatgcttctggCACTTCCATGCTCTCTAACAAGCCATCTTCCACTGGAAGACGAATAAAATGGTGAATACATTGCGCCTTTGACTTTGTTCCGACATGGTCAGCAATACCATTCCAGTTATCATTGTACTTCTCTACGCCCTCTAGCAACAGTAGAGTTTCATCATCAGTCCAGCTGTCCCCGTCATTGTCTAATCCATCTTTCGTTCCATCCACTCTCTGAAAATCTAAGCTTGAGTGGCCAGGAACAAATCTTGCATCGTGGAAACAATCCGAGCAAAGCGCAATGTCTGCCTGCTCAATCAGTAAAGTTAGTCACCTCGTTCGCACCTTTACAAGCTTCTCTCGAAAAGAGTTTACAATAGTAGAGTAAAATTACTATGATGCCAAAGAATAAAGATATCCATGGACATCTACCTGTAAAACAAAAATCATACATATCTACCCGGAAATCATCATGACGACTACGCCAGCCATGGGCAAGTTGCAATTTTTGAGTAATTTGAAGTACATTTTCAAAAGgtttttgcattttcatattttttgtaGTGTTGCACAGTTTCCCAGCTATTGTTTGTTTTGCCACTGTGTTTGCACCTCACAAATTGTTTGTACGTTATGCAAGTTATGAACAGCTGTATGATAGCTACCCCGAGAATAGATTATGCATTTAGATTGAAGCCAATAATATAATGGCTCATTGGAACAATTTCAACTCAAAGCTAGCATTTAAGATGAGCTGGAGGATGAGATCCGGTCAGAGAAGCTTACTATTTTTAAGACAATTTATCTGTTGGAAGATCTAAGCAAATGTGCACATAAACATGACAGCACAAAATAAGAAGGCTATTTCAAAAACATGCGCTTCTGATCAATTTTTGGTGTAAAAGATTTTATTAGGGCTATTCGAAGTTGGCAACTTTCCAACAGTGCCACACCATGTGATAGCATAAACATTGCAATGAATAGCATATTATAATATTTTCAATACCTACTGTGTGTTAAGACTTTGAATTACTGCAATATTATTTAATGCATTACACGAATTACATATGTGCATACTTGGGGGTGGGAGAGGACCACTAGCACATCCCAAAGAAACGGAAATAAGGACAAATAAAATAATTGATGTATGTTCAGGAACGGAAATGTTAGCTGCCCAACTCTCATCCTAGGGTAAATCATATTGAAAACAGAATGTGATTTATACTGGACTAACATGATAATTGTCATATTACAAAGCAAATACACTGATAACTTGCAGCGCCATGATAACTCAAATATACATCTCTTAACCAAAGAATCCCGTAAATTTTATGAGCTTTTGGTACTTAAAATTGCAGACGTGAGTAGAAGTTGAAATGTAACCCTCAAGCATAACATATGGAGCACTATTGCACTAATCAGTTCCTTTTCGCATGATCGCTGTGGTAAATCAATGCTAAACTTCAAATGGAAGATACTCGACAATACGGAATCATTCTACAGAATAAATTAATTTTAAGGGTAAATGTTAAGAGAACAATTACATAATCAACAGTTCTGATGGTGCAGAGAAAGATTTTCTCTAAAAACGTGGATAAAGAGTCTCCCATAACTGAGAACAAAAAATCTCCATAAAGTTACAGTTATATTATACGTACCTCCTTTTGTGACTCATAGTGTAAGCTGGGCAAAGGTTGTAAGCAATAACTACAAAAACTCTCGGACAGGCGCTCCCAAATCTTTTCATCCAAGTCTGCAAGACCAGTATCACCATTTGGCACCTCCAGAGCAGAGGAAGTCGAGGCCACCGACGCGATATCCTCCGCCCGGACACTGCACTTTGGGCGATCAAACAAAACCAAGCCATCAATCGATTTCAACGGCGCGGATTGCAGCTGCAGCTCCCCTGTCTGCTCCTCCCTGACTAACGACGTTGCCAATCTCAAGCCCCGGTGCACAGACCCAGCGGCGAGGTAGTTAATGATCCCCCACGTGTCCAGGAACCTGACGATCCTACTCAGGTCGTACAGTTCAGTCGTGTTGGTGACGAGCCCCTGGCACTCGGCAAACGCGAGCCTCCTGGCGGGCCGCTCCAGGTACTTGACAATCACCTTGTTCCTCAGCATGATGTACTTCTCCGGCGTGTTCCCCGGGGACTTCCCCGAGAAGAAGTGCGGCACCACCTGCCTCTCCAGCCTGTGCACCGTTGCCGGCGAGAACCAATCTGCAAATCGCAAATCAGCCCGTCAGCGTACTGTTGTAGTAATGGTTTGGGTTACTAGGAGGCAGACTTGgagtggagaggaagaacaaacctGCGTGTCGGGGCACGAGGAGCAGCTTGCCGTAGAACTGCTTGGGCACGCCCTGGCCTTCCATGAGCGGAGGCACGGTGCAGACGTAGGAGGACGGCCTGTCGGGGTCGTTGGAGAGGGACGGGTGGTCCGGGAGCATGGCCGCGAGCACCTGCAGCTGGCCGTGCGAGATGTTCTCGAGCGCGGGGGCAGCCGGGGCGGTGGTGTCGCCAGCAGACACGGCACGGTCGGCGGCCACGGCTGCGAGCACGGACGGGTGGACCCGGGTGATGGTGCGGCGGGCGGCCACGGGGAAGCTGGAAATGGGCTCGGCCGCGGAGAGCACCTCCGCGTCGCGGAGGTCGTCGTCATCTAGGGTTTCGGCCCCGTTGGCGGAGGCGTGGGGCGCGTCGTCTTCCGGCGCGGAGTCGGAGTCGTCGGAGTGGTCGGGCTTGGACGGGGAGGGGTCCTGGGAGCGCTTCCGCTTGCGCCACTTGAGCTTCGCATCTGGGATgggatggaattagggttttggggaggggaagggaggggcggcggaggagggggcgtGAGCGCTTGGGGGAATTGCGAGGCGCGAAGGGAGGCGtacctgaggaggaggaggccttgcGAGGcatcgtcgccggcgccggcggaggcggaggcggaagcgGTGGTGGGAGCTTGGACTGTGTGCCCGCGACTGACGGGGGCCACGGCGGGACGGGCAGGACAGGCACGTGCGACACAGCCCGAGAGGAGTGACAAGGGGGATTTCAGCTCTCCGGTTCGAATTTCTTCATCACTTTGTAAACCTCTCCTTTTGAATTTGCTCACGTCCCAACATCTTCAAAAACGAAAAACACAAAATATCTTTGAACATTTTGAAAATTGAAAAGGGATTTCTTATTAAAAATGATTAATGACGGTCGGCACTTACGTAAAATGTACAACAGCTAAACCAGTGGCGGACGCACCAAAAAACTATCGTGTGGGCCTGATATCTTGGCAGCATTCCGAGTAACTCCTCAGCCTGGGGTTCCGCCGGAAGAAGCAGGGGCTGCAGTAGCTGCCGAATCTTCTACTGGTACATGGACAACTGTTTGGACTGATGGACTTACCAGTCTTGATCGTTACAAAGGACGATGCTATCATATCGAGCCTGTTGCTGGGGAAGACAACCAATGGATCTGTTATGTAGCTTATCCATTAGACCTATTTGAAAAGGGTTCCGTTACTAACATGTTTACTTCTATTGTGGGTAACGTATTTGATTTCAAAGCCCTACGTGCTCTACGTCACCTCCCAATTTTTATTTTTACActaccctgttttctgctgtttttggtttcagaaatcctagtaacgaaatattctcggaattggacgaaacgaagacccagggccctatttttccacggagcttccagaagaccgaagaacacacgaagtggggccacgaggtggccaggctatagggcggcgcggcccaagccccggccgcgccgacctatagtgtgggcccctcgtgacgccccttgacccgcccttccgcctacttaaagcctccgtcgcgaaaccccgatgcgaaaaaccacgatacggaaaaccttaccgagacgccgtcgccgccgatc encodes:
- the LOC124652965 gene encoding SWI/SNF complex subunit SWI3C homolog — translated: MPRKASSSSDAKLKWRKRKRSQDPSPSKPDHSDDSDSAPEDDAPHASANGAETLDDDDLRDAEVLSAAEPISSFPVAARRTITRVHPSVLAAVAADRAVSAGDTTAPAAPALENISHGQLQVLAAMLPDHPSLSNDPDRPSSYVCTVPPLMEGQGVPKQFYGKLLLVPRHADWFSPATVHRLERQVVPHFFSGKSPGNTPEKYIMLRNKVIVKYLERPARRLAFAECQGLVTNTTELYDLSRIVRFLDTWGIINYLAAGSVHRGLRLATSLVREEQTGELQLQSAPLKSIDGLVLFDRPKCSVRAEDIASVASTSSALEVPNGDTGLADLDEKIWERLSESFCSYCLQPLPSLHYESQKEADIALCSDCFHDARFVPGHSSLDFQRVDGTKDGLDNDGDSWTDDETLLLLEGVEKYNDNWNGIADHVGTKSKAQCIHHFIRLPVEDGLLESMEVPEASVSSRVQSNGFSHSNSNGSISGSFPQSSQPGQQLPFVNSANPVMSLVAFLASAVGPRIAASCANAALSVLTRDDSRMCPEGNDAMGQAARPNYDASSVSPENVKYAAMCGLSAAATKCKLFADQEEREIQRLAATIINHQLKRLELKLKQFAEVETLLLKESEQVERGRQNLNAQRTRVMSARFGSSGGPMPGGSSTMASNPMNQANPRPPAMQGAMPPANMQAYYANNMQGHPAQLAFLQQQQQPAQHMLSFGPRLPLSAIHPGSTSAPSVMFNPGTPNSATQSHHHPMLRPPTGNNSSFG